The sequence below is a genomic window from Synergistaceae bacterium.
ATAGTGTATACAAGATTTCCGGACGTGTCGCTAATTTCGGCGTATTTATCTCCTGACAATGAGAGAGTGTAATTTTTTAAATATTGCGTGTTGCTGCCTGTTCCTGTTCTGACGTAAATATCTGCGCTGTTAGTGTTAGTTGCTCTGCGTTCGATTACCCAGTGAATAGGTTCATTAATTGAGTCATATTTATAATTCTGCCACCAGCGTAAATTTGAATTTGTCTGCCATCCGTACCAAAATGGGAAGTGCCGCGCGTAAGCATTGCCAAATTTCACGTTAAATTCTGCTCTGCCGTCAGTGGTAACTATGCAGAAAGATTCGACTGGATCCGGGTAAATGTCATAATACAATGGATTAATATAATTTCGTGAGATCCAGTTATTATAAGGCTCAGGCTCTTCGGCGAAAATATAATTAAAATTGTTCACGATGTCGGCAGCTGTCGAAAAAGGTATTTCGGGAATTTCTCCGCCCATTGTCCTGCGGTAGACTCTTCTCGTATTGTCAGTAGTATTTGAGTAAAGTATTGTGTGATAATAATTTTCGTAGACGGTCGCAAACCATTGAGGCCCGGCAACAGGTTCACGGCGTGAAGCTCCTGTTACGTCTCTAAGCTCATAAAAGAATCCTACGTCAGAGCTTCCGTAATGTGAGTAGACATCGTTTAAATATCTTACGTCTAAAGAGTCCGGGTCAATGTGGTACGGGTCAATATAATACGCTGCCCATGCAGAACCGGACATAAACGCGAGAATTAATACTAGAGCGCAAAAAATTTTTCTCATGATAATAAATCAACTCCTGAAAAAATTTTAATTTGGGATTCCTATATAACTTACAGCAATATCGCCGCCGTACTCTGGTGATAGGTCTAATCCTTGTTTCATTCTGTGAAAAGTTACAGTTTTTGTCGCACGCACAGCAACGCCGAGAACTTCGCCCGAATCACAGTCAAGCCCCGAAGGAATATCAACCGATACAACGTGTACGGCCAATGAATTTATTGCGTCGATTACGCGTTTATAAATGCCTTCGACAGGACGATTTAAGCCCGTTCCGAAAATTGCATCAATGCAGGTTTCACAGCCTCGTAAAGCGTGTTCGAAGTCCTCAAAATTTTCGTCATTAATTGTATTCAGCACTTCGGGAGCAAGTTTACTCATGACTCGCAAATTAGTCTTGAAATCTTCGCTGCCTTTTTTGGGATCGCCTACTATATAGACTCTTACGTCCTTGCCGAGAATGCATAAGTGGCGTGCAACTGCGAGTCCGTCTCCGCCATTGCTGCCTGGTGAACAGACTATAGCGAAAACTGCATAATCTCTGACTTCATTTATAACGGCGATTGCGGCATTTTCCATCAAGAGAATACCAGGGATTCCAAAATCTTCCATTGCTCGGCGGTCTGCTTCTCTTGCTTCTTTGCGTGTAAAGGCTTCCGGCGAGTGTACGTCATGATAAATTACTTCGCGATGAAATTCGTCGGGGTCATAAAAATATTCAAGCTCGTTATCAAATTCAGGGGGCATATAAAAATTTTCTCTCCTCCGTTAAAAATTTGTTATAGAGATATTATATTACCAGATGAAATTATTTATCACACAAAAAAGACCGGGTACTCAATTCCCCGGCCAAGTAAATAAA
It includes:
- a CDS encoding NAD(P)H-hydrate epimerase codes for the protein MPPEFDNELEYFYDPDEFHREVIYHDVHSPEAFTRKEAREADRRAMEDFGIPGILLMENAAIAVINEVRDYAVFAIVCSPGSNGGDGLAVARHLCILGKDVRVYIVGDPKKGSEDFKTNLRVMSKLAPEVLNTINDENFEDFEHALRGCETCIDAIFGTGLNRPVEGIYKRVIDAINSLAVHVVSVDIPSGLDCDSGEVLGVAVRATKTVTFHRMKQGLDLSPEYGGDIAVSYIGIPN